Proteins co-encoded in one Clarias gariepinus isolate MV-2021 ecotype Netherlands chromosome 13, CGAR_prim_01v2, whole genome shotgun sequence genomic window:
- the ankrd9 gene encoding ankyrin repeat domain-containing protein 9, giving the protein MPLELGMYERRADYKSEKQCQRTSLAFYQAVRDLLPVWLLEDIRATEAFHWEDEGRACAFSPSEALLYALVHDHQQYARHLLQRFSVHALAMPSASFRCCAHSATPHVSVAVRYNRASILKMMMDTLKDFADDDEKQTLLNHCGCAHAEGGKSALHLACDLARPECLLLLLGNGACPYVTDRAGDTPLDCLLQQISQRDLDVRAKRVCLGYLVLFMPALRFRMRAELRENPALWSRLIGEQALQWLSGQCPPSLFVQCMRKVTRSVPDAQLETLPDFLRPPDFRLHQF; this is encoded by the coding sequence ATGCCTCTGGAGCTGGGAATGTACGAGCGCCGCGCAGATTACAAATCTGAGAAACAGTGCCAGCGGACCTCGCTGGCTTTCTACCAGGCAGTGCGGGATCTGCTGCCGGTGTGGCTGCTGGAGGACATACGCGCCACCGAGGCGTTCCACTGGGAAGACGAAGGCCGCGCATGCGCCTTCTCGCCCTCGGAAGCGCTGCTCTACGCGCTCGTCCACGACCACCAGCAATACGCGCGCCACCTGCTCCAGCGCTTCTCCGTGCACGCGCTGGCCATGCCGAGCGCGAGCTTCCGCTGCTGCGCGCACTCGGCCACGCCGCACGTCTCCGTGGCCGTGCGCTACAACCGTGCAAGCATTCTCAAAATGATGATGGACACCCTGAAAGACTTCGCGGACGACGATGAGAAACAGACGCTCCTGAATCACTGCGGGTGCGCGCACGCCGAGGGCGGCAAAAGCGCGCTACACCTGGCGTGCGACTTGGCGCGTCCCGAGTGTTTGCTTCTGCTGCTGGGCAACGGCGCGTGCCCGTATGTCACAGATCGCGCAGGGGACACACCTCTGGACTGCCTCCTGCAACAAATCAGCCAACGTGACCTGGACGTGCGTGCGAAGCGCGTGTGCCTCGGGTACCTGGTGTTGTTCATGCCCGCGCTACGCTTCCGCATGCGCGCGGAGCTGCGGGAGAACCCCGCACTGTGGAGCCGCCTCATCGGGGAACAGGCGCTCCAGTGGCTCTCCGGTCAGTGTCCACCGTCGCTGTTCGTGCAATGCATGCGCAAAGTGACCCGATCCGTTCCTGACGCACAGCTCGAGACCCTGCCTGATTTTCTTAGACCACCGGATTTTAGATTGCACCAATTTTAA